Proteins encoded by one window of Cupriavidus sp. EM10:
- a CDS encoding sterol desaturase family protein produces the protein MWDAFTNWLNLWVGQIEATVFQDMILPVVYHLGFGGYAEDAFTGTEWLLVGVVQIAVMILILGPLEKLNPVEPVTDRRAIRTDIFYTVIHRLGLFRLAMFFLLAPLMDGLEGHLRLLGWQRINVEDWWPAVTSVPLVSFFVYLLLFDLLDYWYHRLSHTYRWWWSLHAVHHSQQQMTLWSDNRNHLLDDVLRDAVFATVALAVGVEPSQYVLLVALSQLLQSLQHANLKLHFGWLGERLLVSPRFHRTHHAVGLGHERAGTGGKPVRLGGCNYGVIFPWWDMLFRTAVFTDVYYPTGIRDQLPPPTGRGRNYGGGFLSQQWLGIKRLLRLG, from the coding sequence ATGTGGGACGCCTTCACTAACTGGCTCAACCTCTGGGTCGGCCAGATCGAGGCCACGGTCTTCCAGGACATGATCCTGCCCGTGGTCTATCACCTCGGCTTTGGCGGCTATGCGGAAGATGCCTTCACCGGCACCGAATGGCTGCTGGTAGGCGTGGTGCAGATCGCCGTGATGATCCTGATCCTCGGGCCGCTGGAGAAGCTGAACCCGGTGGAGCCGGTGACCGACCGCCGGGCCATCCGCACCGACATCTTCTACACGGTGATCCACCGCCTGGGCCTGTTCCGGCTGGCCATGTTCTTCCTGCTGGCGCCGCTGATGGACGGGCTGGAAGGCCATCTGCGCCTGCTGGGCTGGCAGCGCATCAATGTGGAGGACTGGTGGCCGGCCGTGACGTCGGTGCCGCTGGTCAGCTTCTTCGTCTACCTGCTGCTGTTCGACCTGCTCGACTACTGGTATCACCGGCTGTCGCACACCTACCGCTGGTGGTGGAGCCTGCACGCCGTGCATCACAGCCAGCAGCAGATGACGCTGTGGAGCGACAACCGCAACCACCTGCTGGACGATGTCCTGCGCGACGCCGTGTTTGCCACGGTGGCGCTGGCCGTTGGCGTGGAGCCGTCGCAGTACGTGCTGCTGGTGGCGCTGTCGCAACTGCTGCAGAGCCTGCAGCATGCCAACCTGAAGCTGCATTTCGGCTGGCTGGGCGAGCGGCTGCTTGTATCGCCGCGCTTTCATCGCACGCACCACGCGGTGGGGCTGGGCCACGAGCGCGCCGGCACTGGCGGCAAGCCGGTGCGGCTGGGCGGCTGCAACTACGGGGTGATCTTCCCGTGGTGGGACATGCTGTTCCGTACGGCCGTCTTCACGGACGTCTACTATCCCACCGGCATCCGCGACCAGCTGCCGCCGCCCACGGGCCGCGGGCGCAACTATGGTGGCGGCTTCCTGTCCCAGCAGTGGCTGGGCATCAAGCGGCTGTTGCGTCTGGGGTGA
- a CDS encoding polysaccharide deacetylase family protein, translating into MRRMISRIAALVAGSLAGVALAAGAGPEAGACRAGTLYLTFDTGSMSQAELIARTLRRHHIRATFFLASEPTVNKDNSLDPTWAPYWKSLAADGHAFGTHTFDHVYLRSVKGGKVTMRPQFGAQGGRDVVMDEASFCTELRRSAQAFQSMTGQPMVPLWRAPGGRTAPQTLAWAEQCGFRHVGWAPAGFLGDELSSEKFPNQALLDKALRDLRDGDITMAHLGIWSRKDAWAPAVLDPLLTGLEQKGFCFATLREHPLYKNWIAQHGAVETGARPTGAQPDSGSKR; encoded by the coding sequence ATGCGCCGGATGATTTCGCGCATTGCCGCACTGGTGGCAGGCTCTCTCGCCGGTGTGGCGCTGGCCGCCGGGGCCGGCCCGGAGGCCGGTGCCTGCCGTGCCGGCACGCTCTACCTGACCTTCGATACCGGCAGCATGAGCCAGGCGGAGCTGATTGCCCGCACGCTGCGCCGCCACCATATCCGCGCCACCTTCTTCCTGGCCAGCGAACCGACCGTCAACAAGGACAATTCGCTGGACCCGACCTGGGCGCCGTACTGGAAATCGCTGGCCGCCGACGGCCACGCGTTCGGCACCCATACCTTCGACCACGTCTACCTGCGCAGCGTAAAGGGCGGCAAGGTCACCATGCGCCCGCAGTTCGGCGCGCAGGGCGGCCGCGACGTGGTCATGGACGAGGCGTCGTTCTGTACCGAACTGCGCCGCAGCGCCCAGGCGTTCCAGTCGATGACCGGGCAGCCGATGGTGCCGCTATGGCGCGCGCCGGGCGGCCGCACCGCGCCGCAGACGCTGGCGTGGGCCGAGCAGTGCGGTTTCCGGCACGTCGGCTGGGCGCCGGCGGGGTTCCTCGGCGACGAGCTGTCGTCGGAGAAATTCCCGAACCAGGCGCTGCTGGACAAGGCCCTGCGTGACCTGCGCGATGGCGATATCACGATGGCCCACCTGGGCATCTGGTCGCGCAAGGACGCGTGGGCGCCGGCCGTGCTCGATCCGCTGCTGACCGGGCTGGAGCAGAAGGGATTCTGCTTTGCCACCCTGCGCGAACATCCGCTATACAAGAACTGGATCGCCCAGCACGGGGCGGTGGAAACAGGGGCGCGCCCGACCGGTGCGCAACCAGACTCCGGATCGAAACGGTAA
- a CDS encoding cytochrome D1 domain-containing protein: MVSVGALALAMVSAPVRAEVVTILNSGDASVTLIDKDTQKVLETFPIGKEPHHLIATPDEKSLIVANAVGNDLVFLDPVTGKVQQRVPGIDDPYQVGFSPDQKWFIATGNRLDRVDVYRWDGHQLKIAKQFPLAKTPSHIAFTADSKIAFITLQDSNQIAAIDLTTLTVMWVMEAGSAPAGVWVTPDQKYLLVGMTGADYVAVIDWRTRTVVKQIQTGKGAHNFRAVGDKRHLFLTNRVQGSISIIDQQTLSKVGDITGLLPGPDDMELTADGKTLWVTFRWARSVGLIDVASRKMVKTIRVGKSPHGIYFKTRAPLY; this comes from the coding sequence ATGGTGTCGGTCGGCGCCCTGGCCTTGGCAATGGTTTCCGCGCCGGTGCGCGCGGAAGTGGTGACGATCCTGAACTCCGGTGACGCCAGCGTCACGTTGATCGACAAGGACACCCAGAAGGTTCTGGAGACGTTCCCGATCGGCAAGGAGCCCCACCACCTGATCGCCACGCCCGACGAGAAATCGCTGATCGTGGCCAACGCGGTCGGCAACGACCTGGTGTTCCTGGACCCGGTCACCGGCAAGGTGCAGCAGCGCGTGCCGGGCATCGACGATCCGTACCAGGTGGGCTTTTCGCCCGACCAGAAGTGGTTCATCGCCACCGGCAACCGGCTGGATCGCGTGGACGTGTACCGCTGGGACGGCCATCAGCTCAAGATCGCCAAGCAGTTCCCGCTGGCCAAGACGCCCAGCCATATCGCCTTCACCGCCGACAGCAAGATCGCCTTCATCACGCTGCAGGATTCCAACCAGATCGCCGCCATCGACCTGACCACGCTGACCGTGATGTGGGTCATGGAAGCGGGCTCGGCGCCGGCCGGCGTCTGGGTCACGCCGGACCAGAAATACCTGCTGGTGGGCATGACCGGGGCTGACTACGTGGCCGTGATCGACTGGCGCACGCGTACCGTGGTCAAGCAGATCCAGACCGGCAAGGGCGCGCACAACTTCCGTGCCGTGGGCGACAAGCGCCACCTGTTCCTGACCAATCGCGTGCAGGGGTCGATCAGCATCATCGACCAGCAGACGCTGTCGAAGGTGGGCGATATCACGGGCCTGCTGCCCGGCCCCGACGACATGGAACTGACCGCCGACGGCAAGACGCTGTGGGTGACGTTCCGCTGGGCGCGCTCGGTGGGCCTGATCGACGTGGCCAGCCGCAAGATGGTGAAGACGATCCGCGTGGGCAAGTCGCCGCATGGCATCTATTTCAAGACCCGCGCCCCGCTGTATTGA
- the hrpA gene encoding ATP-dependent RNA helicase HrpA, which produces MSAQRPAKPAPANPAEATSSKASPNPAPRDAGGGGRSQNRPPRPEGGQRPPRPDGGQRKPRPEGAQRPPRQPQPVRMANPLPEITFPEALPVSARRDEIAQALLANQVVIVSGETGSGKTTQLPKIALSVGRGPAREDKPGGGLIGHTQPRRIAATSTAKRIAQELGTPVGEHVGYQVRFNDAMSAGASVKLMTDGILLAETQNDPLLRAYDTIIIDEAHERSLNIDFLIGYLRQILPKRPDLKVIITSATIDARRFAEHFGRNGKPAPVIEVSGRLYPVEIRYRPIQEDKPAPGQMPAAPRSEKAKERDLYDGIVDAVDELCRLGPGDVLVFLPGEREIREAAEALRKHHPPHTEILPLFARLSVQEQERVFRPSNARRIVLATNVAETSLTVPGIRYVVDTGLARVKRYSYRNKVEQLQIESISQAAANQRAGRCGRVADGVCIRLYEESDFLGRPRFTDPEILRSSLAAVILRMKALRLTDIEAFPFIEPPLGRAVADGYQLLQELGALDEGNQLTNTGRQLAKLPLDPRVARMILAARDHHCLKEVLIIASALSVQDPRERPQEAQEAADQAHRKFMDEKSEFLGWVKLWKWFEEAIAHKKTNRQLQDQCRSNFLSHVRLREWRDVHSQLHTTVSEQGWRLNDSEPTFEQLHKALLTGLLGNVGLKLDEADGKGREYLGARGIKFHLWPGSLIARKVGRWIIAAELVETSRLYGRTLARVEPEWVEQVGKHLLKVSWSEPHWEKKAGQVLALERGTLYGLPVYQHRRVDFGPMNPGEARELFIRSALVEGEFDTKLPFFAHNQRLVREIENLEHKSRRQDVLVDDVLIYAFYDQVIPADIHNQVAFEKWYQAESAKDRKLLYLNRDELMRHEAAGITTDLFPKILPIAGIDMGLSYHFEPGSHRDGVTLTVPLYALNQVRPERADWLVPGMIKEKVHLLLKSLPQKLRRHCVPLPDYAAGFVERQPFGEGDLLDVLIADVREQTGTMIRRADFKLETLPAHHAMNFKVIDEHGRQLDMGRNLAQLRAELGGQAQQSFQNIAARDVPAAEAGQYENLTSWSFGELPELLEIRKGNQTLFGYPALVDRGDHCDVEVFDDPQEAARIHHAGLRRLFALQLREQVKFIEKNIPNLQQMAMQYMTLGTQEELRNQIVLMALERACLQAPLPRNEAEFNARKEEGRARLSLLAQEIARLVGTILAEFASLPRKLLQAKPFGSAYQDLEAQLGRLMHKTFVIDTPYTQLVHYPRYLKGMAMRVDKLKGDPGRDSQRIQEMSPLVQQWQRAEKQIRSQGRGAADARLDEFRWMLEELRVALFAQELRTPQPISVKRLQKVWESIQR; this is translated from the coding sequence ATGTCAGCACAACGCCCCGCCAAGCCTGCCCCGGCCAACCCCGCCGAGGCGACCTCCTCCAAGGCCAGCCCGAACCCCGCTCCGCGCGATGCAGGGGGTGGCGGCCGTTCGCAAAACCGGCCGCCGCGTCCCGAGGGCGGCCAGCGTCCGCCCAGGCCGGATGGCGGCCAGCGCAAGCCTCGCCCCGAAGGCGCCCAGCGGCCCCCGCGCCAGCCCCAGCCGGTGCGGATGGCCAATCCGCTGCCCGAGATCACGTTCCCCGAGGCGCTGCCGGTATCGGCCCGCCGCGACGAGATCGCGCAGGCGCTGCTGGCCAACCAGGTGGTGATCGTCTCGGGCGAGACCGGTTCGGGCAAGACCACGCAGTTGCCGAAGATCGCGCTGTCGGTCGGGCGCGGCCCGGCGCGCGAAGACAAGCCCGGTGGCGGCCTGATCGGCCACACCCAGCCGCGCCGGATCGCCGCCACGTCCACGGCCAAGCGCATCGCGCAGGAACTGGGCACGCCGGTGGGCGAGCACGTGGGCTACCAGGTGCGGTTCAACGATGCGATGTCCGCCGGGGCGTCGGTCAAGCTGATGACCGACGGCATCCTGCTGGCCGAGACGCAGAACGACCCGCTGCTGCGCGCGTACGACACGATCATCATCGACGAGGCGCACGAACGCAGCCTCAACATCGACTTCCTGATTGGCTACCTGCGCCAGATCCTGCCCAAGCGGCCGGACCTGAAGGTCATCATCACGTCGGCCACCATCGATGCCAGGCGCTTTGCCGAGCATTTCGGGCGCAACGGCAAGCCGGCGCCCGTGATCGAGGTCAGCGGCCGCCTGTATCCGGTGGAAATCCGCTATCGGCCGATCCAGGAAGACAAGCCGGCGCCGGGCCAGATGCCTGCCGCCCCCCGGTCGGAAAAGGCGAAGGAGCGCGACCTCTACGACGGCATCGTCGATGCCGTGGACGAACTGTGCCGCCTGGGACCGGGCGACGTGCTGGTGTTCCTGCCCGGCGAGCGCGAGATCCGCGAGGCCGCCGAGGCGCTGCGCAAGCACCATCCGCCGCACACCGAGATCCTGCCGCTGTTTGCGCGGCTGTCCGTGCAGGAGCAGGAGCGCGTGTTCCGGCCGTCGAACGCGCGGCGCATCGTGCTGGCCACCAATGTGGCGGAAACGTCGCTCACGGTACCCGGCATCCGCTATGTCGTGGATACCGGCCTGGCGCGCGTGAAGCGCTATTCGTACCGCAACAAGGTGGAGCAACTGCAGATCGAATCGATCTCGCAGGCTGCCGCCAACCAGCGCGCCGGCCGTTGCGGCCGGGTGGCCGATGGCGTCTGCATCCGGCTGTACGAGGAAAGCGATTTCCTGGGCCGGCCGCGCTTTACCGACCCCGAAATCCTGCGTTCGTCGCTGGCGGCGGTCATCCTGCGCATGAAGGCGCTGCGCCTGACCGATATCGAGGCCTTCCCGTTCATCGAGCCCCCGCTGGGCCGGGCCGTGGCCGATGGCTACCAGCTGCTGCAGGAACTGGGCGCGCTCGACGAAGGCAACCAGCTGACCAACACTGGCCGCCAATTGGCGAAACTGCCACTCGATCCGCGCGTGGCGCGCATGATCCTGGCCGCCCGCGACCACCACTGCCTGAAGGAAGTGCTGATCATCGCCAGCGCGCTGTCGGTGCAGGACCCGCGCGAGCGTCCGCAGGAGGCGCAGGAAGCCGCCGACCAGGCCCATCGCAAGTTCATGGACGAGAAGTCCGAGTTCCTGGGCTGGGTCAAGCTGTGGAAGTGGTTCGAGGAAGCCATCGCCCACAAGAAGACCAACCGCCAGCTGCAGGATCAGTGCCGCAGCAATTTCCTGTCGCATGTGCGCCTGCGCGAATGGCGCGACGTGCACTCGCAGCTGCACACCACGGTGAGCGAGCAGGGCTGGCGCCTGAACGATTCGGAGCCGACCTTCGAGCAGCTGCACAAGGCGCTGCTGACGGGCCTGCTGGGCAACGTCGGCCTGAAGCTGGACGAGGCGGACGGCAAGGGCCGCGAATACCTGGGCGCCCGAGGCATCAAGTTCCACCTGTGGCCGGGCTCGCTGATCGCGCGCAAGGTGGGGCGCTGGATCATCGCCGCCGAACTGGTGGAAACCAGCCGCCTGTATGGCCGCACGCTGGCCCGCGTGGAGCCCGAGTGGGTGGAGCAGGTGGGCAAGCATCTGCTGAAGGTGAGCTGGAGCGAGCCGCACTGGGAAAAGAAGGCCGGCCAGGTGCTGGCGCTGGAACGCGGCACGCTGTACGGCCTGCCGGTCTACCAGCATCGCCGGGTGGATTTCGGGCCGATGAACCCGGGCGAGGCGCGCGAGCTGTTTATCCGCAGCGCGCTGGTCGAGGGTGAATTCGACACGAAACTGCCGTTTTTCGCCCATAACCAGCGGCTGGTGCGCGAGATCGAGAACCTGGAACACAAGTCGCGCCGGCAGGATGTGCTGGTCGACGATGTGCTGATCTACGCGTTTTACGATCAGGTCATTCCGGCGGACATCCACAACCAGGTGGCGTTCGAGAAGTGGTACCAGGCCGAATCGGCCAAGGACCGCAAGCTGCTGTACCTGAACCGCGACGAACTGATGCGTCACGAGGCGGCCGGCATCACGACCGACCTCTTCCCGAAGATCCTGCCGATCGCCGGCATCGATATGGGTTTGTCGTACCACTTCGAGCCGGGCAGCCACCGAGATGGCGTGACGCTGACCGTGCCGCTGTACGCGCTGAACCAGGTCAGGCCCGAGCGCGCCGACTGGCTGGTGCCAGGGATGATCAAGGAAAAGGTGCACCTGCTGCTGAAGTCGCTGCCGCAGAAGCTGCGCCGGCATTGCGTGCCGCTGCCCGACTACGCGGCCGGGTTTGTCGAGCGCCAGCCGTTTGGCGAGGGCGACCTGCTGGACGTGCTGATTGCCGATGTGCGCGAGCAGACCGGCACCATGATCCGGCGCGCGGATTTCAAGCTGGAAACGCTGCCGGCGCACCACGCCATGAACTTCAAGGTGATCGACGAGCACGGTCGCCAGCTGGACATGGGCCGCAACCTGGCGCAACTGCGCGCCGAACTGGGCGGACAGGCGCAGCAATCGTTCCAGAACATCGCCGCGCGCGACGTGCCGGCCGCCGAGGCCGGGCAGTACGAGAACCTGACGTCATGGTCGTTCGGCGAATTGCCGGAGCTGCTGGAAATCCGCAAGGGCAACCAGACGCTGTTTGGCTACCCGGCGCTGGTAGATCGTGGCGACCACTGCGACGTGGAAGTGTTCGACGATCCGCAGGAAGCCGCGCGCATCCACCACGCGGGCCTGCGCCGGCTGTTCGCGCTGCAACTGCGCGAGCAGGTCAAGTTCATCGAGAAGAACATCCCGAACCTGCAGCAGATGGCGATGCAGTACATGACGCTGGGCACGCAGGAGGAACTGCGCAACCAGATCGTGCTGATGGCGCTGGAGCGGGCGTGCCTGCAGGCGCCGCTGCCGCGCAACGAGGCCGAGTTCAACGCACGCAAGGAAGAGGGGCGGGCGCGGCTGTCGCTGCTGGCGCAGGAAATCGCGCGGCTGGTCGGCACCATCCTGGCCGAATTCGCGTCGCTGCCCCGCAAGCTGCTGCAGGCCAAACCGTTCGGATCGGCCTACCAGGACCTGGAAGCCCAGCTCGGCAGGCTGATGCACAAGACGTTTGTGATCGATACGCCATACACGCAGCTGGTCCACTATCCGCGCTACCTGAAGGGCATGGCGATGCGGGTGGACAAGCTCAAGGGCGATCCCGGGCGGGACAGCCAGCGCATCCAGGAGATGTCGCCGCTGGTGCAGCAATGGCAGCGCGCCGAGAAGCAGATCCGTTCCCAGGGCCGGGGGGCCGCGGACGCGCGGCTGGACGAATTCCGATGGATGCTGGAAGAACTTCGCGTGGCGCTGTTCGCCCAGGAGTTGCGCACGCCGCAACCGATCTCGGTGAAGCGGCTGCAAAAGGTGTGGGAATCGATCCAGCGCTGA
- the argA gene encoding amino-acid N-acetyltransferase: protein MTTAEPATPIPSATAGADLAEASGPDQQQFVDWLRAVAPYIHTFRGKTFVIAFSGELVKAGVLNALVNDVALLHAMGMHVVLVFGSRPQVEEQLGLRNVQSQFAEGVRITDNAALECAKEAAGELRLDIEAAFSQGLPNTPMAGAQLSVVSGNFITARPVGIVNGVDYQHTGLVRKIDDESMRMSLSHGKVVLLSPLGFSPTGQAFNLSMEDVASATASALKADKLIFITEVPGVPDPVGKLMKEMSLRTAVERLQNNHLPPDVAYYLEHLVKALKGGVPRAHLIPFDMDGSVLLELFLHDGVGTMVSDSDLESLREATLDDVGGILQLIAPLEADGTLVPRGRHLIERDIDKFSVIEHDNVLFGCAALYAFPRENMGEMACLTVSAEAQGTGDGERLLKRIERRARTLGLDRLFVLTTRTEHWFLKRGFVHATVDDLPEDKRKLYNWQRKSMVLMKKL, encoded by the coding sequence ATGACCACTGCCGAGCCCGCCACGCCCATCCCGTCGGCCACCGCCGGCGCCGACCTGGCCGAGGCCAGCGGCCCCGACCAGCAGCAGTTCGTCGACTGGCTGCGCGCCGTCGCCCCGTACATCCATACGTTCCGCGGCAAGACCTTCGTGATCGCCTTCAGCGGCGAGCTGGTCAAGGCCGGGGTGCTCAACGCGCTGGTCAACGATGTGGCGCTGCTGCACGCCATGGGCATGCACGTGGTGCTGGTGTTCGGCTCGCGCCCGCAGGTGGAAGAACAGCTGGGGCTGCGCAATGTGCAGTCCCAGTTTGCCGAGGGCGTGCGGATTACCGACAACGCGGCGCTGGAATGCGCCAAGGAAGCCGCCGGCGAACTGCGGCTGGATATCGAGGCGGCGTTCAGCCAGGGCCTGCCCAACACGCCGATGGCCGGCGCCCAGCTTTCGGTGGTGTCGGGCAACTTCATCACGGCGCGGCCAGTGGGCATCGTCAATGGCGTGGATTACCAGCACACGGGCCTGGTACGCAAGATCGACGACGAATCGATGCGCATGTCGCTGTCGCACGGCAAGGTCGTGCTGCTGTCGCCGCTGGGCTTCTCGCCCACCGGGCAGGCGTTCAACCTGTCGATGGAAGACGTGGCCAGCGCCACGGCCAGCGCGCTCAAGGCCGACAAGCTGATCTTCATCACCGAGGTGCCGGGCGTGCCCGACCCCGTGGGCAAGCTGATGAAGGAAATGTCGCTGCGCACCGCCGTGGAGCGGCTGCAGAACAACCACTTGCCGCCCGACGTGGCCTATTACCTGGAACACCTGGTCAAGGCGCTCAAGGGCGGCGTGCCGCGTGCCCACCTGATCCCGTTCGACATGGACGGATCGGTGCTGCTGGAACTGTTCCTGCACGACGGCGTGGGCACGATGGTGTCCGATTCCGACCTGGAAAGCCTGCGCGAGGCCACGCTGGACGACGTGGGCGGCATCCTGCAGCTGATCGCGCCGCTGGAGGCCGACGGCACGCTGGTACCGCGCGGACGCCACCTGATCGAGCGCGATATCGACAAGTTCTCGGTGATCGAGCACGACAACGTGCTGTTCGGATGTGCGGCGCTTTATGCATTCCCGCGCGAGAACATGGGCGAGATGGCCTGCCTGACCGTGTCGGCCGAGGCCCAGGGCACCGGCGACGGCGAGCGCCTGCTCAAGCGCATCGAACGCCGTGCCCGCACTTTGGGCCTGGACCGCCTGTTCGTGCTCACCACGCGCACCGAACACTGGTTCCTGAAGCGCGGCTTCGTCCACGCCACCGTGGACGACCTGCCCGAGGACAAGCGCAAGCTGTACAACTGGCAGCGCAAGTCGATGGTGCTGATGAAGAAGCTGTAA
- a CDS encoding oxidative damage protection protein: protein MARMVHCVKLNKEAEGLDFPPLPGELGKKIWQSVSKEAWAGWLKHQTMLINENRLNMADVRARQYLLKQTEKYFFGEGADQAAGYVPPPSA, encoded by the coding sequence ATGGCCCGCATGGTCCATTGCGTCAAACTGAACAAGGAAGCCGAAGGCCTCGACTTCCCGCCGCTGCCGGGCGAACTCGGCAAGAAGATCTGGCAGAGCGTGTCGAAGGAAGCCTGGGCTGGCTGGCTCAAGCACCAGACCATGCTGATCAACGAAAACCGCCTGAACATGGCCGACGTCCGCGCGCGCCAGTACCTGCTCAAGCAGACCGAGAAGTATTTCTTCGGCGAAGGCGCCGACCAGGCCGCCGGCTACGTGCCGCCGCCGTCGGCGTAA
- a CDS encoding nitrate/nitrite transporter, with protein sequence MATANHPAQSSASVPPGAWTTLWSSTFAFTICFAVWMMFAVLGIPLKNELGLNDTEFGLLAATPVLSGSLIRVPLGIWTDRFGGRIVFFVLMLLTVIPIWLISYVHTLWQLLVLGLFVGLAGGSFSVGTPYVARWFPRSRQGLAMGIFGAGNSGAALTKFVAPALILAAGTWEIVPKVYSVAMLVTAVVFLLCSRSNPAHRSASATSFRAQLAVMRDPRVWRYSQYYSVVFGGYVGLSLWMTKYYIGEYGFDIKTAAFLAACFSLPGGVLRAIGGWISDRYGAHRTTWWVMWVSWVGFFLLSYPKTDFVIHTVSGPQSFHIALTPTLFTILMFVVGIAFAIGKASVFKFISNDFTHNIGAVSGVVGLAGGLGGFILPILFGALADLTGIRSSCFMLMYGTVCVSLVWMHYSQRAERLRARPLPGAATPDTSAQAA encoded by the coding sequence ATGGCCACCGCAAACCACCCTGCCCAATCCTCAGCATCCGTGCCGCCTGGCGCCTGGACCACGCTCTGGTCCAGCACGTTCGCGTTCACCATCTGCTTTGCCGTCTGGATGATGTTCGCGGTGCTCGGCATCCCGCTCAAGAATGAACTCGGCCTCAACGACACGGAATTCGGCCTGCTGGCCGCCACGCCCGTGCTTAGCGGATCGCTGATCCGCGTGCCGCTGGGCATCTGGACCGACCGCTTCGGCGGCCGCATCGTGTTCTTTGTGCTGATGCTGCTGACGGTCATCCCGATCTGGCTGATTTCCTATGTCCACACGCTGTGGCAACTGCTGGTGCTCGGCCTGTTCGTGGGCCTGGCCGGCGGGTCGTTCTCGGTCGGCACGCCCTATGTGGCGCGCTGGTTCCCGCGCTCGCGCCAGGGGTTGGCGATGGGCATCTTCGGGGCCGGCAACTCCGGCGCCGCGCTGACCAAGTTCGTGGCGCCGGCGCTGATCCTGGCCGCCGGCACCTGGGAAATCGTGCCGAAGGTCTATTCGGTGGCGATGCTGGTCACGGCCGTCGTCTTCCTGCTGTGCTCGCGCAGCAACCCGGCACACCGCTCGGCGTCGGCCACCAGCTTCCGCGCCCAGCTGGCCGTGATGCGCGACCCGAGGGTCTGGCGCTATTCGCAGTACTACTCGGTGGTGTTCGGCGGCTACGTGGGCCTGTCGCTGTGGATGACCAAGTACTACATCGGCGAATACGGCTTCGACATCAAGACCGCCGCCTTCCTGGCCGCCTGCTTCTCGCTGCCCGGCGGCGTGCTGCGCGCGATTGGCGGCTGGATTTCCGACCGCTACGGCGCCCATCGCACCACGTGGTGGGTGATGTGGGTCAGCTGGGTGGGCTTCTTCCTGCTGAGCTACCCCAAGACCGACTTCGTGATCCACACGGTCAGCGGCCCGCAGAGCTTCCATATCGCCCTGACCCCCACCCTGTTCACGATCCTGATGTTCGTGGTGGGCATCGCCTTTGCCATCGGCAAGGCGTCGGTCTTCAAGTTCATCTCGAACGACTTCACGCACAACATCGGCGCGGTGTCTGGCGTGGTGGGCCTGGCCGGCGGCCTGGGCGGCTTCATCCTGCCGATCCTGTTCGGCGCGCTGGCCGACCTGACCGGCATCCGCAGCAGCTGTTTCATGCTGATGTACGGCACCGTCTGCGTCAGCCTGGTCTGGATGCACTACAGCCAGCGCGCCGAGCGGCTGCGTGCCCGGCCGCTGCCCGGGGCCGCCACGCCGGACACGTCCGCGCAGGCTGCCTGA